Proteins encoded in a region of the Neoarius graeffei isolate fNeoGra1 chromosome 3, fNeoGra1.pri, whole genome shotgun sequence genome:
- the dctn1a gene encoding dynactin subunit 1a isoform X2: protein MSADGGKPVKVGCLVEVIGKGQRGTVAYVGATLFASGKWVGVILDEPKGKNDGTVQGKSYFTCKENHGIFVRQSQIQLIEDGGSTATSPDTPESGIARVPRKEIAETPGKGAKQTGRPSGAGTDLSGSVLVENEPATPSQSALGAPIMPQPSRTPSEPPSSLAPSISSKEEEALRAQVKDLEEKLETLRIKRTEDKAKLKELEKHKIQLEQLQEWKSKMQEQQNELQKQLKEAKKEAREAQEAKDRYMEEMADTADAIEMATLDKEMAEERAESLQQEVESLKEKVEELTMDLEILKHEIEEKGSDGAASSYQVKQLEEQNARLKEALVRMRDLSSSEKQEHVKLQKQMEKKNSELETLRVQKEKLQEEMKQAEATIDELKEQVDAALGAEEMVETLTERNLDLEEKVRGLRETVTDLEAINEMNDELQENARETELELREQLDLAGARVREANKRVEAAQETVADYQQTISKYRELTTHLQEVNRELTNQQSATAEQLQQPPTELFDFKIKFAETKAYAKAIEMELRKMEVQQANRQVSLLTSFMPDSFLRHGGDHDCILVLLLIPRLICKAELISKQAQEKFDLNENITERSGLRGSAGEQLSFASGLVYSLTMLQATLHKYEQALNQCSVDVFKRMGTLHSEMSVHERSLDFLIDLLHKDQLDETVQVEPLTKAIKYYQQLYGIHLADQPEDCTMQLADHIKFIQSALDCMGTELGRLRSFLQPGQEGAELTLLLKDLETSCGDIRQFCKKIRRRMPGTDAPGIPAALSYPPQVGETLAESRKQLSCVVAVLQETAAAGAQLIATLSEQEGLGAPTLEDGVFKAVEQIYGSHGQNPRECLRQSCSTVIATMNKMATAMQEGEYDSEKPQHVPPPVEMRSAALRAEITDAEGLGFKLEDRETVIKELKKSLKIKGEELSEANVRLSLLEKKLDTSTKDADERVEKIQTKLDETNTLLKKKEKEFEETMDALQADIDQLEAEKAELKQRLNSQSRMTIEGLRGTPASGIASIVTGGTTGGVVSGIMSVPGTVQVVDSPLLKQQMDVQRFAIKHLKNENYRLKAEKMKAQLASLPPLSVPNMAGVMKDGSLSDGVSGALYRKTDLLLSNLLKMSAGVKVVDITGKTPVSASAQLLEQTARLQALSDALDKLKNEVSEHVVNQQVGAQVRSDFATFPSSTFIKAEGEKKCGTVLVGKVMIPCARGKEQAHSLILSQHQLQRVHHLLMT from the exons ATGAGTGCGGATGGAGGGAAGCCGGTGAAGGTGGGCTGTCTGGTAGAGGTGATTGGAAAAGGGCAGCGTGGCACTGTGGCGTATGTCGGCGCAACACTCTTCGCCTCAGGGAAATGGGTTGGGGTCATTCTGGACGAGCCAAAGGGCAAAAACGACGGTACTGTTCAGGGCAAGTCCTACTTCACCTGCAAGGAGAATCATGGGATATTTGTCCGCCAGTCACAG ATCCAGCTGATTGAAGATGGAGGAAGCACAGCGACTTCACCAGATACACCCGAGTCCGGGATCGCCAGAGTGCCTCGGAAAG AAATTGCAGAAACGCCTGGAAAAGGAGCCAAACAG ACTGGCCGTCCCTCTGGTGCTGGTACAGATCTCTCAGGCTCAGTCTTGGTGGAGAATGAACCTGCCACTCCTTCCCAGAGTGCACTGGGGGCTCCCATAATGCCACAGCCCAGCAGGACCCCTAGTGAGCCTCCCAGCAGCCTTGCTCCCTCTATCTCCAGCAAA GAGGAGGAGGCTCTGCGTGCTCAGGTGAAGGATCTCGAGGAGAAGTTGGAGACTCTGCGTATAAAGCGGACCGAGGACAAAGCGAAGCTGAAGGAACTCGAGAAGCACAAGATCCAGCTGGAGCAGCTACAGGAGTGGAAGAGCAAAATGCAGGAGCAGCAGAATGAGCTGCAAAAACAACTCAAAGAAGCCAAGAAG GAAGCACGTGAGGCTCAGGAAGCTAAAGACCGCTACATGGAAGAGATGGCAGACACGGCAGACGCAATCGAAATGGCCACTCTGGATAAAGAAATGGCTGAGGAAAGGGCGGAGTCACTACAGCAAGAGGTGGAGAGTCTGAAGGAGAAAGTGGAGGAGTTAACCATGGACCTGGAAATCCTTAAACATGAGATTGAAGAGAAag GTTCAGACGGTGCAGCCTCCAGTTATCAGGtgaaacagctggaggagcagAACGCACGACTGAAAGAGGCATTGGTCAG GATGCGTGATCTGTCTTCATCTGAGAAGCAGGAGCACGTGAAGCTACAGAAGCAGATGGAGAAGAAGAACTCTGAACTGGAGACTCTGAGAGTGCAGAAGGAGAAACTGCAAGAGGAGATGAAGCAGGCTGAGGCCACCATTGATGAGCTCAAAGAGCAG GTGGATGCTGCACTAGGAGCAGAAGAGATGGTGGAAACTCTGACCGAGAGAAATCTGGACCTAGAGGAGAAAGTGAGAGGGCTGAGAGAGACCGTCACTGACTTG GAAGCAATAAATGAGATGAACGATGAGCTGCAGGAGAATGCACGAGAGACAGAGCTGGAACTGCGTGAGCAGTTGGACCTGGCAGGAGCTCGAGTCCGAGAGGCCAACAAGAGAGTGGAAGCAGCTCAGGAGACTGTGGCCGATTATCAACAGACTATCAGTAAATACAGGGAGCTCACGACTCACCTACAG GAAGTGAATAGAGAGCTGACCAATCAGCAGAGTGCCACAGCCGAGCAGCTTCAACAGCCTCCTACCGAGCTCTTCGACTTCAAAATCAAATTCGCAGAGACCAAAGCTTACGCCAAG GCCATTGAGATGGAGCTGCGCAAGATGGAGGTGCAGCAGGCAAACAGGCAAGTGTCACTGCTCACGTCGTTCATGCCCGACTCCTTCTTGAGGCACGGAGGAGATCATGACTGCATCCTGGTGCTGCTACTCATCCCCAGACTCATCTGTAAG GCGGAGTTGATCAGTAAACAGGCCCAGGAGAAGTTTGATCTAAATGAGAATATTACAGAACGCAGTGGGCTGCGTGGATCGGCGGGGGAGCAGCTGAGCTTCGCCTCGGGCCTTGTATATTCCCTCACAATGCTCCAGGCTACACTGCACAAATATGAGCA GGCACTAAACCAGTGTAGTGTGGATGTGTTTAAGCGGATGGGGACTCTGCATTCTGAGATGAGCGTACACGAGCGTTCTCTCGACTTCCTCATTGACCTACTGCATAAAGATCAGCTAGATGAAACGGTGCAAGTGGAGCCTCTCACCAAGGCCATCAAATACTACCAG CAACTGTACGGCATCCACCTGGCTGACCAGCCTGAAGATTGTACCATGCAGCTGGCAGACCACATCAAG TTTATCCAAAGTGCCCTGGACTGTATGGGGACAGAGCTAGGGCGCCTGCGTTCCTTCCTGCAGCCTGGGCAGGAAGGGGCGGAGCTCACGTTGCTGCTGAAGGACCTGGAAACTTCCTGCGGAGACATTCGTCAGTTCTGTAAGAAAATCCGCAGGAGGATGCCTGGGACTGATGCGCCTGGGATACCTGCCgcactctcttaccctcctcag gtgggtgAGACCCTGGCAGAAAGCAGGAAGCAGCTGAGTTGTGTAGTTGCAGTGCTGCAGGAGACAGCAGCAGCAGGAGCTCAACTCATCGCAACCCTCTCGGAGCAGGAGGGGCTTGGCGCACCCACTCTCGAGGATGGAGTCTTTAAAGCAGTAGAGCAG ATTTACGGTTCTCATGGTCAGAATCCACGCGAGTGTCTGCGCCAGTCATGCAGCACAGTCATCGCAACCATGAACAAGATGGCCACTGCTATGCAAGAGGGAGAGTACGATTCTGAGAAACCGCAACATGTG cctCCCCCTGTAGAGATGCGTTCTGCTGCTCTGAGAGCTGAGATCACTGATGCGGAAGGACTCGGTTTCAAACTGGAGGACAGAGAGACCGTCATCAAGGAACTTAAGAAGTCCCTCAAGATCAAG GGGGAGGAGTTAAGTGAGGCGAATGTGCGGCTGAGTTTGCTGGAGAAGAAGTTGGACACATCTACTAAAGACGCGGATGAACGAGTGGAGAAGATCCAGACCAAACTGGACGAGACAAACACACTGCTGAAGAAAAAGGAGAA GGAGTTTGAGGAGACAATGGATGCACTGCAAGCTGATATTGACCAGttagaggcagagaaggcagagcttaaACAGAGACTCAACAGCCAATCACGGATGACTATCGAAGGGCTGCGTGGAACACCAGCATCCGGCATTGCTTCTATTGTCACAGGAGGCACTACAG GAGGTGTCGTCTCTGGTATAATGAGTGTACCGGGTACTGTGCAAGTGGTGGATTCTCCTCTTCTGAAGCAGCAAATGGATGTTCAGAGGTTCGCAATCAAACACCTGAAGAATGAAAACTACAGACTCAAG GCAGAGAAGATGAAGGCCCAGCTGGCATCTCTTCCTCCTCTGAGCGTGCCCAACATGGCCGGTGTGATGAAGGATGGCTCACTGAGTGACGGCGTTTCCGGAGCGCTGTACCGGAAAACGGACCTGTTGCTCAGCAACCTGCTCAAGATGAGTGCCGGTGTCAAAGTGGTGGACATCACCGGAAAaacacctg TAAGTGCCAGTGCTCAGCTGTTAGAGCAGACAGCGAGACTACAGGCTCTGAGTGATGCCTTAGACAAACTGAAG aATGAAGTATCGGAGCATGTTGTAAACCAACAGGTGGGCGCTCAAGTTCGCTCTGATTTTGCTACATTCCCTTCGTCAACTTTCATCAAG GCGGAGGGGGAGAAGAAGTGTGGCACTGTTCTGGTGGGTAAAGTGATGATCCCATGTGCTCGGGGTAAAGAACAAGCCCATTCTCTCATCCTGTCACAGCATCAGCTTCAGCGTGTGCACCACCTCCTCATGACCTAA
- the dctn1a gene encoding dynactin subunit 1a isoform X1, protein MSADGGKPVKVGCLVEVIGKGQRGTVAYVGATLFASGKWVGVILDEPKGKNDGTVQGKSYFTCKENHGIFVRQSQIQLIEDGGSTATSPDTPESGIARVPRKEIAETPGKGAKQAAVRRSTKTGRPSGAGTDLSGSVLVENEPATPSQSALGAPIMPQPSRTPSEPPSSLAPSISSKEEEALRAQVKDLEEKLETLRIKRTEDKAKLKELEKHKIQLEQLQEWKSKMQEQQNELQKQLKEAKKEAREAQEAKDRYMEEMADTADAIEMATLDKEMAEERAESLQQEVESLKEKVEELTMDLEILKHEIEEKGSDGAASSYQVKQLEEQNARLKEALVRMRDLSSSEKQEHVKLQKQMEKKNSELETLRVQKEKLQEEMKQAEATIDELKEQVDAALGAEEMVETLTERNLDLEEKVRGLRETVTDLEAINEMNDELQENARETELELREQLDLAGARVREANKRVEAAQETVADYQQTISKYRELTTHLQEVNRELTNQQSATAEQLQQPPTELFDFKIKFAETKAYAKAIEMELRKMEVQQANRQVSLLTSFMPDSFLRHGGDHDCILVLLLIPRLICKAELISKQAQEKFDLNENITERSGLRGSAGEQLSFASGLVYSLTMLQATLHKYEQALNQCSVDVFKRMGTLHSEMSVHERSLDFLIDLLHKDQLDETVQVEPLTKAIKYYQQLYGIHLADQPEDCTMQLADHIKFIQSALDCMGTELGRLRSFLQPGQEGAELTLLLKDLETSCGDIRQFCKKIRRRMPGTDAPGIPAALSYPPQVGETLAESRKQLSCVVAVLQETAAAGAQLIATLSEQEGLGAPTLEDGVFKAVEQIYGSHGQNPRECLRQSCSTVIATMNKMATAMQEGEYDSEKPQHVPPPVEMRSAALRAEITDAEGLGFKLEDRETVIKELKKSLKIKGEELSEANVRLSLLEKKLDTSTKDADERVEKIQTKLDETNTLLKKKEKEFEETMDALQADIDQLEAEKAELKQRLNSQSRMTIEGLRGTPASGIASIVTGGTTGGVVSGIMSVPGTVQVVDSPLLKQQMDVQRFAIKHLKNENYRLKAEKMKAQLASLPPLSVPNMAGVMKDGSLSDGVSGALYRKTDLLLSNLLKMSAGVKVVDITGKTPVSASAQLLEQTARLQALSDALDKLKNEVSEHVVNQQVGAQVRSDFATFPSSTFIKAEGEKKCGTVLVGKVMIPCARGKEQAHSLILSQHQLQRVHHLLMT, encoded by the exons ATGAGTGCGGATGGAGGGAAGCCGGTGAAGGTGGGCTGTCTGGTAGAGGTGATTGGAAAAGGGCAGCGTGGCACTGTGGCGTATGTCGGCGCAACACTCTTCGCCTCAGGGAAATGGGTTGGGGTCATTCTGGACGAGCCAAAGGGCAAAAACGACGGTACTGTTCAGGGCAAGTCCTACTTCACCTGCAAGGAGAATCATGGGATATTTGTCCGCCAGTCACAG ATCCAGCTGATTGAAGATGGAGGAAGCACAGCGACTTCACCAGATACACCCGAGTCCGGGATCGCCAGAGTGCCTCGGAAAG AAATTGCAGAAACGCCTGGAAAAGGAGCCAAACAG GCCGCTGTGCGCCGTAGTACCAAG ACTGGCCGTCCCTCTGGTGCTGGTACAGATCTCTCAGGCTCAGTCTTGGTGGAGAATGAACCTGCCACTCCTTCCCAGAGTGCACTGGGGGCTCCCATAATGCCACAGCCCAGCAGGACCCCTAGTGAGCCTCCCAGCAGCCTTGCTCCCTCTATCTCCAGCAAA GAGGAGGAGGCTCTGCGTGCTCAGGTGAAGGATCTCGAGGAGAAGTTGGAGACTCTGCGTATAAAGCGGACCGAGGACAAAGCGAAGCTGAAGGAACTCGAGAAGCACAAGATCCAGCTGGAGCAGCTACAGGAGTGGAAGAGCAAAATGCAGGAGCAGCAGAATGAGCTGCAAAAACAACTCAAAGAAGCCAAGAAG GAAGCACGTGAGGCTCAGGAAGCTAAAGACCGCTACATGGAAGAGATGGCAGACACGGCAGACGCAATCGAAATGGCCACTCTGGATAAAGAAATGGCTGAGGAAAGGGCGGAGTCACTACAGCAAGAGGTGGAGAGTCTGAAGGAGAAAGTGGAGGAGTTAACCATGGACCTGGAAATCCTTAAACATGAGATTGAAGAGAAag GTTCAGACGGTGCAGCCTCCAGTTATCAGGtgaaacagctggaggagcagAACGCACGACTGAAAGAGGCATTGGTCAG GATGCGTGATCTGTCTTCATCTGAGAAGCAGGAGCACGTGAAGCTACAGAAGCAGATGGAGAAGAAGAACTCTGAACTGGAGACTCTGAGAGTGCAGAAGGAGAAACTGCAAGAGGAGATGAAGCAGGCTGAGGCCACCATTGATGAGCTCAAAGAGCAG GTGGATGCTGCACTAGGAGCAGAAGAGATGGTGGAAACTCTGACCGAGAGAAATCTGGACCTAGAGGAGAAAGTGAGAGGGCTGAGAGAGACCGTCACTGACTTG GAAGCAATAAATGAGATGAACGATGAGCTGCAGGAGAATGCACGAGAGACAGAGCTGGAACTGCGTGAGCAGTTGGACCTGGCAGGAGCTCGAGTCCGAGAGGCCAACAAGAGAGTGGAAGCAGCTCAGGAGACTGTGGCCGATTATCAACAGACTATCAGTAAATACAGGGAGCTCACGACTCACCTACAG GAAGTGAATAGAGAGCTGACCAATCAGCAGAGTGCCACAGCCGAGCAGCTTCAACAGCCTCCTACCGAGCTCTTCGACTTCAAAATCAAATTCGCAGAGACCAAAGCTTACGCCAAG GCCATTGAGATGGAGCTGCGCAAGATGGAGGTGCAGCAGGCAAACAGGCAAGTGTCACTGCTCACGTCGTTCATGCCCGACTCCTTCTTGAGGCACGGAGGAGATCATGACTGCATCCTGGTGCTGCTACTCATCCCCAGACTCATCTGTAAG GCGGAGTTGATCAGTAAACAGGCCCAGGAGAAGTTTGATCTAAATGAGAATATTACAGAACGCAGTGGGCTGCGTGGATCGGCGGGGGAGCAGCTGAGCTTCGCCTCGGGCCTTGTATATTCCCTCACAATGCTCCAGGCTACACTGCACAAATATGAGCA GGCACTAAACCAGTGTAGTGTGGATGTGTTTAAGCGGATGGGGACTCTGCATTCTGAGATGAGCGTACACGAGCGTTCTCTCGACTTCCTCATTGACCTACTGCATAAAGATCAGCTAGATGAAACGGTGCAAGTGGAGCCTCTCACCAAGGCCATCAAATACTACCAG CAACTGTACGGCATCCACCTGGCTGACCAGCCTGAAGATTGTACCATGCAGCTGGCAGACCACATCAAG TTTATCCAAAGTGCCCTGGACTGTATGGGGACAGAGCTAGGGCGCCTGCGTTCCTTCCTGCAGCCTGGGCAGGAAGGGGCGGAGCTCACGTTGCTGCTGAAGGACCTGGAAACTTCCTGCGGAGACATTCGTCAGTTCTGTAAGAAAATCCGCAGGAGGATGCCTGGGACTGATGCGCCTGGGATACCTGCCgcactctcttaccctcctcag gtgggtgAGACCCTGGCAGAAAGCAGGAAGCAGCTGAGTTGTGTAGTTGCAGTGCTGCAGGAGACAGCAGCAGCAGGAGCTCAACTCATCGCAACCCTCTCGGAGCAGGAGGGGCTTGGCGCACCCACTCTCGAGGATGGAGTCTTTAAAGCAGTAGAGCAG ATTTACGGTTCTCATGGTCAGAATCCACGCGAGTGTCTGCGCCAGTCATGCAGCACAGTCATCGCAACCATGAACAAGATGGCCACTGCTATGCAAGAGGGAGAGTACGATTCTGAGAAACCGCAACATGTG cctCCCCCTGTAGAGATGCGTTCTGCTGCTCTGAGAGCTGAGATCACTGATGCGGAAGGACTCGGTTTCAAACTGGAGGACAGAGAGACCGTCATCAAGGAACTTAAGAAGTCCCTCAAGATCAAG GGGGAGGAGTTAAGTGAGGCGAATGTGCGGCTGAGTTTGCTGGAGAAGAAGTTGGACACATCTACTAAAGACGCGGATGAACGAGTGGAGAAGATCCAGACCAAACTGGACGAGACAAACACACTGCTGAAGAAAAAGGAGAA GGAGTTTGAGGAGACAATGGATGCACTGCAAGCTGATATTGACCAGttagaggcagagaaggcagagcttaaACAGAGACTCAACAGCCAATCACGGATGACTATCGAAGGGCTGCGTGGAACACCAGCATCCGGCATTGCTTCTATTGTCACAGGAGGCACTACAG GAGGTGTCGTCTCTGGTATAATGAGTGTACCGGGTACTGTGCAAGTGGTGGATTCTCCTCTTCTGAAGCAGCAAATGGATGTTCAGAGGTTCGCAATCAAACACCTGAAGAATGAAAACTACAGACTCAAG GCAGAGAAGATGAAGGCCCAGCTGGCATCTCTTCCTCCTCTGAGCGTGCCCAACATGGCCGGTGTGATGAAGGATGGCTCACTGAGTGACGGCGTTTCCGGAGCGCTGTACCGGAAAACGGACCTGTTGCTCAGCAACCTGCTCAAGATGAGTGCCGGTGTCAAAGTGGTGGACATCACCGGAAAaacacctg TAAGTGCCAGTGCTCAGCTGTTAGAGCAGACAGCGAGACTACAGGCTCTGAGTGATGCCTTAGACAAACTGAAG aATGAAGTATCGGAGCATGTTGTAAACCAACAGGTGGGCGCTCAAGTTCGCTCTGATTTTGCTACATTCCCTTCGTCAACTTTCATCAAG GCGGAGGGGGAGAAGAAGTGTGGCACTGTTCTGGTGGGTAAAGTGATGATCCCATGTGCTCGGGGTAAAGAACAAGCCCATTCTCTCATCCTGTCACAGCATCAGCTTCAGCGTGTGCACCACCTCCTCATGACCTAA